Proteins from a genomic interval of Zingiber officinale cultivar Zhangliang chromosome 1B, Zo_v1.1, whole genome shotgun sequence:
- the LOC122005609 gene encoding protein YIPF5 homolog encodes MAKEFSVPPVVFPSAGTTGVPHQRRAPGAAASPFHPPRPSNAGPANPSIPFMSFDIGSAPPASSFSAPVFAPSGGALSVSGSFDDELPLLEELGINTRQIWRKTLSILNPFRLNASLHEDADLSGPFLFVMAFGLFQLLAGKFHFGIILGWVTGAALFLYVVFNMLAGHNGNLDLYRCLSLIGYSMLPMVILSALSLFVPHGGIVIFSIAAVFVLWSTRICTALLVELAACGNENRSLIAYACWLVYMLFALLIIF; translated from the coding sequence ATGGCCAAGGAATTCTCCGTCCCGCCGGTGGTCTTTCCCTCCGCCGGAACAACCGGCGTTCCCCATCAGCGCCGCGCGCCAGGGGCAGCGGCATCGCCCTTCCACCCCCCGCGCCCCTCCAACGCTGGCCCCGCCAACCCTAGCATCCCCTTCATGTCATTCGACATCGGATCCGCCCCTCCCGCCTCCTCCTTCTCTGCCCCAGTATTCGCCCCCTCCGGTGGCGCGCTCTCAGTATCCGGCTCCTTCGACGACGAACTGCCCCTCCTCGAGGAGCTCGGTATCAACACCCGCCAGATCTGGCGCAAGACTCTCTCGATCTTGAACCCCTTCCGGTTGAACGCTAGTCTTCACGAGGACGCCGACCTCTCTGGTCCCTTTCTGTTCGTCATGGCCTTCGGCCTCTTCCAGCTTCTGGCCGGCAAGTTCCATTTCGGAATCATCTTAGGGTGGGTCACGGGCGCCGCTCTCTTTCTCTACGTGGTCTTCAATATGCTCGCGGGACACAATGGAAATTTGGATCTGTATCGGTGCTTGAGCCTGATTGGGTACTCCATGCTGCCGATGGTGATTTTATCAGCATTGTCACTTTTTGTGCCCCATGGCGGCATTGTGATCTTCTCGATTGCTGCGGTTTTCGTGCTATGGTCTACGAGAATCTGCACGGCACTTCTGGTGGAGTTGGCGGCCTGCGGGAATGAGAACCGTAGTCTCATAGCCTACGCTTGCTGGCTCGTCTACATGCTTTTCGCGCTGCTCATTATTTTTTGA